The Panicum hallii strain FIL2 chromosome 5, PHallii_v3.1, whole genome shotgun sequence genome contains the following window.
GATGCGTGGTGGGATCGGGGCGGGGCGTACGGGTGGATGCGGCGGAGATTTGGCGATGCGGGACGCGGACGGGTCCGGTTGCCTTTCCGGGGCGTGTCGGGGGGCTGGCTATTCGCGCATgcgcgcggggcggcgtcggcaggctgggcgacGCCGATGCGctgcggcgtggcgctcggcgAGCCAGGTGCGGGTGCGGATCGGCGGCGCGCGGTCCCGTCCCCTTATCCGTGCGTGCGCTAATATAATTTCCTGCGATTTCGATGCGTGTCCCCGGGTCTGTCGACGCCCTGTCGGTTCTGCCAACGACAGCGTGGGCTCGTCGGACGGCTTGCAACCGTCGGAATTGCCGTGtcacgtcgccgtcgccgggtTCAAATGTGCGATTCGTCCCGAGAAAGGGAGGGGGCGATCGCGGCCAGTGAACATGTGCCCGCCGAGCAGAGAGCAGCTAAATCCTGGCGCGGTTCGGTCCGCGTTCAGGTGCATGCATGTGCCCGTCGGTTGCACGCACGAGTGCTCTGTGCTGGATTCCTTTTGAGAAGTTGAATAATCGGGGCCAAGGCAGGCCAAATAACATGACCAGTGTGCCCAGCAAGTCATATACTAATATCAGGCCGGGCAGTGCGAGCATTATAGGTAACAACTTTAGCTTGATCACCGGTATGGATGGTAAGTAGTGATGACTCGTGAGACAACATGGCCCGGCCCCCGTAGCTCTTCCATCCATCCTCGCGCAGGCCGTAGCAGAGGTGTACGTGGAAAAGTAGGCCTAACCACTCTACGCACCAGTGTTCAACGATAACGACTGATAGCGGCATGGTTGCGTGGTTTCTTTTGTTTTTCAATAAATAAAAACATCATAATCATGACGCACGGTTGCCACAACAATGTCCAGCTCAATGACAGTCTCGAACCCAGCCATACCCACATCGAAATTTCGGCCCAGAATACATTGCAGCCATTCAGAGTCTGCCAGGTGATCCTCGAATGGCCCAATAGCCCAGCAACCGACCCGTATTAACCTAACAGGAGGGCGCCGCATGCCCACCCATCAATCAGACCAAAGAATCCATCCCCCTCCGCCCCCAAACGCCACCGCCTCCCTAGGGTTTTTGCTCCGCGAGCCGGATCGGGTCGACGCCGGGGTCGGGGGAGCCGCGCCATGGCGTCGCGTCCGTCGCTGAAGGCGAAGCCCAAGGGCAAGGGCGGGAGGAAGGACGCCGCCCCTGGCGCGGCCGACGGGGAGGCCACCAGGGCGGCGACCGCGGTGCGGCTCGTCAAGGAGTGGACCACGTGGACGATGAAGACGGCCAAGGTGGCGGCGCACTACGGCTTCATCCCGCTCGTCATCGTCATCGGCATGAACTCCGAGCCCAAGCCCTCCATCTCCCAGCTCCTCTCCCCCGTCTGATCGGGCCTCCCCCGGCAGAGCCCGGGTGCGGTCGGTCCCGCCTGCTCTCGTGGTAGTTCATAGCTGGTTAGTTGCTTTCACATGTGCTGGATCGAGTCGGTGAAGGTTGCTGAGTCCGTGTGATGCTTCTGTGAGGAGGTTGAGCGAGCGTAATAATTTCATGTTGGCGGTTGTGTCTTCTATAGATCGGACAAAATCTGTTGAGTTGGTTATATGAATCTGCTATGCTATTAATGTGATCGTATGAACTAGATCCGTGTTCATCTGTGCTCTGTTTTTATGTTCGTCCATCCTGTGCCTGGTGTTTTGATTGAACAGCAAGTAAGAGGCGAACTATCTGCCGTGTTGTGGAATCTGGCTAGTTCTATCATACAACTGGAGGGGTCAGAGTTTTCGATGTGAATCGGCGTTTGTATGTGATTAACTAGTTGGTAGTTTTTGTGTTCATGCGTGCTTATGAATTGTGGTTGCCTTCATTTCCAAAGCTGAGAGACTGACGGTGATTTCAGAGAGGATTCCCTGTAGTATGCAGTCTAGCTGGTTATTTGTTTCTCATATTTCCAAGCAACAACTGATGAATATTGTTTGCAAACCGGTTCAAAAGAAGTGTAATGAGAAGCGGCTGCCATCAGTTATGGTAGAAACATGTATTTGCATCAAGACGTTCCCTGTTATTTTCTTATCCTAAATATGGATGCACAAGCGAATACATGATGTAATGCTGTTTCAATCTATGGCAGAGTAACAAACTCATACCATGGTTAACATATGGCAATGCAGCCGGCAATGTCAAAATCGAATTGGACAAATTGTGAACATCTTTATTGATCTGTGCAAGTAAAAATAGGTAAATAACATACGTGAAAGGTATCCCTATTCTTTCTACATCCCTTGGGAAAAAAAGGATATTCAGCTCCACAATAGGCAACATCAAACCAGCAGGTCCCTGAACATCAGGGCAGCTGTTTCTCTGGATGACATATACAGACGCCGAGCTCTTCACCCAGAGAGAACAAATCAGATTACCACCCCTACAAAACTCCACTGTTCTCTCCTTGCTGATCTACACCCTCAAACGGCAATGTTTCATCTCATTCTCCAATATTTTGATGATAAAATGTATACGGGACAAGCTTACTCGAAGTCTTAAGGGCTGCAGACGGTGGACAGACTGCGACAAGGCAGAAAAACAGTGGACCAGTGAATCATTGAGGCAGAAAATGCTCAGGATCAAGAAAGCCCAAATTTGGACAAGGCTGACTGAAACAAAGTCGAGAATGCCTCAGCAGCAGCCCCATCATCGGCCTTGATTTTGAGCTGTGCCTTCGCTGATGCTGTGTTGACAATACATTCTACAAGGAAGAAAGCAGTAGCCCCATCTTTCTGAGCATAGAAAAAGAACTTGTAGTTTGGGGGCTGACCACCTGAAGCAATACATTGGATGTAATTGCTTTGCATATGGCGGATGAGCGATTGGGGGTTCATTAATGATGCTGCTCCTTGGGGGCTCAAAGAGCATTCCTGTCCACAAAACACATAAGAGAAAAAGACTTTAAGGTCAGAATTGAAAAAAAGAAAGGTCAGAACATGATGTCAGGCATTTTGGGAGATGAATTTCAAGGTGAGACGCATATCTTAACAGCCATGGCACCAAGGGTTTTAATTCATTACACCACTTTGCTAAATCATAGGACTCTTGAACCAAACAAAATCACTGCCTAGAGATCAGAAAGTTGGAACAGAAACTTCAGTTTCAGACTCTTGACCAGAAACAAACATACTAGGCAATGGCACCAAAGAGGAATCTCATGCTGTAGACCACTTTGCTATCGTAAGAAAAGAGACCAGGAAATGAAAAAACCCATATGGCATATCTTGCACCTCTGGTAATCGAAAACTAGATTGTAGCATACCTGAGTCAGTGCCAATGCTAACTGGCCCCATTTCCTCTGGAACGTACCAGGATCTAACACAGGCTTTGAGTTAAGGGtcagtgctggtggtggtggaggcgcAGGAGTTTCAGTAACACCAAGCCCAAGAAGGTCATCGAGACTGAAGTTTGATTGCGAGGAATATGTCGGCCCACCAGTATTTATTAGCGAAGTTTCAGCTGGTGTTTGAGAACTTATCAATGAAGAGCCAATCAAGTCCGAAGGAGCATTGTATGTAGAGGTGGCTGAACCATTGCTGGCTCTTGTACCATCGTCCTCTTTATCTGAAGTACTAAGCAAAAGATCATTATCATTTTCTTGGTATCTTTGGGCAGATATTACATTTTCCTGAGCCTCTGTCCCAACAGCCAAGTTTGTAAGATCCTCAGAATACTCAAATGGTCCACGATGCTCCTTATCTGTAAACATGTAAGATGGCTGCCAAGTACATAGAAGTTAGTACCTGTCAGGCAAATTGTGAATAATATATAGACAATAGGATAATATTGGGAAGACCGGAAGAGTATATGCCTTTCCACGAACACATGCTCCAGCGAGCTCCAGTATTTGTAAATCGTAATAAGTGCATGCCACAGAAATGTGGACTTTTTTTTTCACCATAACCGTAAAAG
Protein-coding sequences here:
- the LOC112892135 gene encoding mitochondrial import receptor subunit TOM7-1-like, with the translated sequence MASRPSLKAKPKGKGGRKDAAPGAADGEATRAATAVRLVKEWTTWTMKTAKVAAHYGFIPLVIVIGMNSEPKPSISQLLSPV